The DNA region TGCGTCAGCCGTTCATACATATCCGGAGACTGAACCGCCATCCCGGCCTCGGCAAAGAGTTGCATGACCAGCGGGTTGCTCGAGTAGACCGTCTCAAACGGCGGTGTCATCGACCGGACATGGGCCACCCAGAGGGCGTTGCGCTGGATATCCTCGATCGGTATCACGTAGAATGGGCAATCGAGATCCGTGAGCGACCGCGTCAGCATCAGCACCCGTTCACCGGCCGTAAAGGGGTTGTCCAGCGTATGGGAGAGCTGGGCGCTCCCCACCCCTATGACAATCTCGTCCACGGAGCGGGCAATCCTCTCCAGCACCGAGTGATGACCGTTGTGGTAGGGCTGGAACCGGCCGATGTAGA from Methanoculleus receptaculi includes:
- a CDS encoding nicotinamide-nucleotide adenylyltransferase is translated as MSRGFYIGRFQPYHNGHHSVLERIARSVDEIVIGVGSAQLSHTLDNPFTAGERVLMLTRSLTDLDCPFYVIPIEDIQRNALWVAHVRSMTPPFETVYSSNPLVMQLFAEAGMAVQSPDMYERLTHSGTAIRRRMLDGEPWEHLVPPAVVEVIREIRGVERLQRIARSD